The following proteins are encoded in a genomic region of Grus americana isolate bGruAme1 chromosome 5, bGruAme1.mat, whole genome shotgun sequence:
- the LOC129207110 gene encoding potassium channel subfamily K member 16-like isoform X1, which yields MCSGKLQTGLLVAGYFVYLLVGAAVFQALERTAEKQEKMAAAQMKEAFLQNFTRLTVAEMEQFMKNLTEAIQNGVYPVGNESQIEDSNWDFSNSFFFAGTVVSTIGYGTLRPKTAGGQIFCVFFALFGIPLNIVFLHRVGKMLSLLCKKLGKFLYEKGMRKKKIKFLTLLFFLATGILVFLCLPSLFFQITEGWSYSEGIYFAFITLSTIGFGDYVVGKQPGRNYFSYYRMLVAIWILFGLAWIALLFNLLTTVLEDTEKIIVKDLHQIGKVSKDNAASQQRRCWPAQFIPEEELLPPCAGGDAQKMESLADSEHTKNEKNVFSYSKTIAITYDN from the exons ATGTGCAGTGGCAAGCTGCAGACGGGTTTGCTGGTGGCCGGCTACTTTGTCTACCTGCTGGTGGGTGCTGCTGTGTTCCAGGCACTGGAGAGGACTGctgagaagcaggagaaaatggCAGCTGCCCAGATGAAGGAGGCTTTTCTGCAGAACTTCACTCGCCTTACGGTGGCAGAGATGGAGCAGTTTATGAAG AACCTGACTGAAGCCATTCAGAATGGAGTATACCCTGTTGGAAATGAATCACAGATTGAAGACAGCAACTGGGATTTCAGTAACTCCTTCTTCTTTGCAGGCACGGTTGTCTCTACAATAG GCTATGGCACACTACGTCCTAAAACTGCTGGGGGACAGatcttctgtgtcttttttgcTCTGTTTGGAATCCCTCTGAATATTGTTTTTCTCCACCGTGTTGGTAAGATGCTCTCACTGCTGtgtaaaaagctggggaaaTTCCTGTACGAGAAAGGAATGAGAAAG aagaagaTCAAATTTCTGACCCTTTTGTTCTTCCTGGCAACGGGGATCCTAGTTTTTCTGTGCTTGCCATCACTTTTCTTCCAGATAACAGAAGGCTGGTCCTACAGCGAAGGaatttactttgcatttatcACCCTCAGCACCATTGGCTTTGGAGATTATGTAGTAG GTAAACAGCCTGGCAGGAATTACTTTTCCTACTACCGAATGCTGGTGGCCATTTGGATTCTTTTCGGCCTTGCCTGGATTGCTCTCCTATTTAATTTGTTGACAACGGTACtagaagatactgaaaaaataattgtcaaGGATCTCCATCAAATTGGAAAGGTGAGTAAGGACAATGCAGCAAGCCAACAAAGAAGATGCTGGCCTGCTCAATTTATTCCAGAAGAAGAACTACTACCACCATGTGCTGGAGGGGATGCACAGAAAATGGAGTCATTAGCAGATTctgaacacacaaaaaatgaaaaaaatgttttttcttatagCAAAACTATTGCCATAACATATGACAATTGA
- the LOC129207110 gene encoding potassium channel subfamily K member 16-like isoform X2, protein MCSGKLQTGLLVAGYFVYLLVGAAVFQALERTAEKQEKMAAAQMKEAFLQNFTRLTVAEMEQFMKNLTEAIQNGVYPVGNESQIEDSNWDFSNSFFFAGTVVSTIGYGTLRPKTAGGQIFCVFFALFGIPLNIVFLHRVGKMLSLLCKKLGKFLYEKGMRKKKIKFLTLLFFLATGILVFLCLPSLFFQITEGWSYSEGIYFAFITLSTIGFGDYVVGKQPGRNYFSYYRMLVAIWILFGLAWIALLFNLLTTVLEDTEKIIVKDLHQIGKSSCW, encoded by the exons ATGTGCAGTGGCAAGCTGCAGACGGGTTTGCTGGTGGCCGGCTACTTTGTCTACCTGCTGGTGGGTGCTGCTGTGTTCCAGGCACTGGAGAGGACTGctgagaagcaggagaaaatggCAGCTGCCCAGATGAAGGAGGCTTTTCTGCAGAACTTCACTCGCCTTACGGTGGCAGAGATGGAGCAGTTTATGAAG AACCTGACTGAAGCCATTCAGAATGGAGTATACCCTGTTGGAAATGAATCACAGATTGAAGACAGCAACTGGGATTTCAGTAACTCCTTCTTCTTTGCAGGCACGGTTGTCTCTACAATAG GCTATGGCACACTACGTCCTAAAACTGCTGGGGGACAGatcttctgtgtcttttttgcTCTGTTTGGAATCCCTCTGAATATTGTTTTTCTCCACCGTGTTGGTAAGATGCTCTCACTGCTGtgtaaaaagctggggaaaTTCCTGTACGAGAAAGGAATGAGAAAG aagaagaTCAAATTTCTGACCCTTTTGTTCTTCCTGGCAACGGGGATCCTAGTTTTTCTGTGCTTGCCATCACTTTTCTTCCAGATAACAGAAGGCTGGTCCTACAGCGAAGGaatttactttgcatttatcACCCTCAGCACCATTGGCTTTGGAGATTATGTAGTAG GTAAACAGCCTGGCAGGAATTACTTTTCCTACTACCGAATGCTGGTGGCCATTTGGATTCTTTTCGGCCTTGCCTGGATTGCTCTCCTATTTAATTTGTTGACAACGGTACtagaagatactgaaaaaataattgtcaaGGATCTCCATCAAATTGGAAAG TCCTCATGTTGGTGA